The following DNA comes from Caulobacter sp. X.
CATCGCGCGCCTGCTCAAGGGCGAGGAGCCGAAGATCGGCAAGAAGAAGCCGGCCGAAGCCGCCGAGGCGCCGTGATCCCCGGCCGGCTCTCGGACATCCAGCGTCTGGCCTGGCTTCGCCTGGCGCGCACCGAGACGGTCGGCCCCGTCGCCTTCGACCATCTGCTGGCCCGCTATGGCACGCCCGAGCGGGCCCTGTCGGCCCTGCCCGACCTCTCCCGCAAGGGCGGACGCGCCGTTCCCCTGACCCTGCCGCCGCGCGAGGCGATCGAGCGCGAACTCGAAGCCGGCGAGAGACTCGGCGCCCGCCTGATCTGCGGGTGCGAGCCTGATTTTCCGCCGCGCCTGGCGGCCCTCGATCCGCCGCCGCCCGTACTCTGGGCCCTGGGTCGCGCCGAGCTCTTGTCCGAGCCCTCCATCGCCATCGTCGGCGCGCGCATCGCCTCGGCCGCTGGCCAGCGCTTCGCCCGCCAGTTGGCGACGGATCTCGGAACGGCCGGCTACGTTGTCGTTTCCGGCATGGCGCGCGGCATCGACGGCGCGGCGCACGAGGGCTCGCTGACCACCGGAGCCGTCGCCGTCCTGGGCGGCGGCGTGGGCGACATCTATCCGCCGGAGCATGATCGGCTGCACGCGCGCCTCGCCGCCGAAGGCTGCGTGGTCTCCGAAAGCGCGCCCGACCGCCGCG
Coding sequences within:
- the dprA gene encoding DNA-processing protein DprA, which gives rise to MIPGRLSDIQRLAWLRLARTETVGPVAFDHLLARYGTPERALSALPDLSRKGGRAVPLTLPPREAIERELEAGERLGARLICGCEPDFPPRLAALDPPPPVLWALGRAELLSEPSIAIVGARIASAAGQRFARQLATDLGTAGYVVVSGMARGIDGAAHEGSLTTGAVAVLGGGVGDIYPPEHDRLHARLAAEGCVVSESAPDRRAQAKDFPRRNRIIAGLALGVVVVEAELKSGSLITARLAAEQGRDVFAVPGSPLDPRSKGTNDLIRQGAILCEGAEDVLRSLAGEARLRERDRPYEAEPPSDLDPDALRERVAALLSPTPVPRNDLIRAVAAPTSAVMAALVELSLAGRAEFLDGGLVAGL